From a single Rhizobium lusitanum genomic region:
- a CDS encoding NAD(P)H-dependent flavin oxidoreductase encodes MALPAILTERLRLPVVASPLFIISHPALTLAQCKAGVVGSFPALNARPESQLDEWLAMITEDLAAHDAAHPERPSAPFAVNQIVHTSNKRLEHDLMLCVKYKVPIVISSLGAVPEVNAAVHSYGGIVLHDIINNRHANSAIRKGADGLIAVATGAGGHAGQLSPFALVQEIREWFDGPLLLAGAIANGGAILAAQAMGADMAYIGSPFIATEEARAADAYKQAIVEGAAADIVYSNFFTGIHGNYLKPSILAAGMDPDNLPEADPSKMDFETATTGAKAWKDIWGSGQGIGAVKAVEPVAALVDRLEAEYRQARARLAL; translated from the coding sequence ATGGCTCTTCCAGCAATCCTGACCGAGCGCCTGCGGCTGCCGGTCGTGGCTTCACCCCTCTTCATCATCTCGCATCCGGCTTTGACGCTGGCGCAGTGCAAGGCCGGCGTCGTCGGCTCGTTTCCGGCGCTGAACGCCCGGCCGGAGAGCCAGCTCGACGAATGGCTGGCGATGATTACCGAGGATCTTGCCGCCCATGACGCCGCCCATCCGGAGCGGCCATCCGCGCCTTTCGCGGTCAACCAGATCGTCCATACGTCGAACAAGCGGCTGGAGCACGACCTGATGCTCTGCGTGAAATACAAGGTACCGATCGTCATCTCGTCGCTCGGTGCGGTGCCGGAGGTCAATGCCGCCGTGCATTCCTATGGCGGCATCGTGCTGCATGACATCATCAACAACCGCCATGCCAATTCGGCGATCCGCAAGGGCGCGGACGGGCTGATCGCGGTGGCGACGGGGGCCGGCGGCCATGCCGGCCAGCTCTCGCCCTTCGCACTCGTCCAGGAGATCCGCGAATGGTTCGACGGACCGCTGCTGCTCGCCGGCGCCATCGCCAATGGCGGCGCGATCCTGGCGGCGCAGGCGATGGGGGCGGACATGGCCTATATCGGCTCGCCCTTCATCGCGACCGAAGAGGCGCGCGCGGCGGACGCCTACAAGCAGGCGATCGTCGAGGGGGCCGCCGCCGACATCGTCTATTCCAACTTCTTCACCGGCATACACGGCAATTATCTCAAGCCCTCGATCCTCGCCGCCGGCATGGACCCGGACAACTTGCCCGAGGCCGATCCCTCGAAAATGGATTTCGAAACGGCAACGACCGGCGCCAAGGCCTGGAAGGATATCTGGGGCTCCGGCCAGGGCATCGGCGCCGTCAAGGCCGTCGAGCCGGTGGCAGCGCTAGTCGACCGGCTGGAGGCCGAATACCGCCAGGCACGCGCCCGACTGGCGCTCTGA
- the ppk2 gene encoding polyphosphate kinase 2, with protein sequence MAEEVESRAVELDIHGKTRIFDVDDPVLPAWIEEEALASGGYPYKKKLKDEDYLEELEKLQIELIKVQFWLQSTGKRVMAVFEGRDAAGKGGSIAATSAHMNPRLARVVALTKPTDREAGQWYFQRYVAQFPTAGEFVLFDRSWYNRAGVEPVMGFCTPKQYEQFLKQAPRMERLIVQDGIFFFKFYLDIGREMQLKRFHDRRHDPRAVWKLSSMDIAALTKWKDYGEKRDRMLKDTHTDYAPWTVIRANDKRRARLNLIRHILLTLDYEGKDEKAIGEIDGKIIGSGAQVLK encoded by the coding sequence ATGGCAGAGGAAGTGGAAAGCCGCGCGGTGGAATTGGACATCCACGGCAAGACGCGCATCTTCGATGTCGATGACCCCGTCCTGCCGGCCTGGATCGAAGAGGAGGCGCTCGCCTCCGGCGGCTATCCCTACAAGAAGAAGCTGAAGGATGAAGACTATCTGGAAGAGCTGGAAAAGCTGCAGATAGAGCTCATCAAGGTGCAGTTCTGGCTACAATCGACTGGCAAGCGAGTGATGGCGGTGTTCGAGGGACGCGACGCCGCCGGCAAGGGTGGCTCGATTGCGGCGACCTCGGCGCATATGAACCCTCGCCTCGCGCGTGTCGTGGCGCTGACCAAGCCGACCGACCGCGAGGCCGGGCAATGGTATTTCCAGCGCTATGTCGCCCAGTTTCCGACGGCGGGCGAGTTCGTCCTGTTCGACCGCTCCTGGTACAACCGTGCCGGCGTCGAACCTGTCATGGGCTTCTGCACGCCGAAGCAATACGAGCAATTCCTGAAGCAGGCGCCACGGATGGAGAGGCTGATCGTCCAGGACGGCATCTTCTTCTTCAAATTCTATCTGGATATCGGCCGGGAAATGCAGCTGAAGCGCTTTCACGACCGGCGCCACGACCCGCGCGCGGTCTGGAAGCTTTCCTCCATGGATATCGCGGCCCTGACGAAATGGAAAGACTACGGCGAAAAGCGCGACCGCATGCTGAAGGACACGCATACGGACTATGCGCCCTGGACGGTGATCCGCGCCAATGACAAGCGCCGCGCCCGCCTCAACCTCATCCGTCACATCCTGCTGACGCTCGACTATGAGGGCAAGGACGAAAAGGCGATCGGCGAGATCGACGGCAAGATCATCGGCTCGGGCGCGCAGGTCCTCAAATAG
- the phoR gene encoding phosphate regulon sensor histidine kinase PhoR produces the protein MIAILALIEGINTAIVFWIWVVAVIVALTRSPLVEQAEPPSPSDPAPADPDVLLRSVSAGLSALDMPVLIVDREASVVAQNSAAEKAFGAFPLNAHISAKLRSPGVLDMVRETITTNAPNQIEHSERLPSERVYVVRIAPIDLPEAEIEPGMFFVLSFRDISELRHIDRMRSDFVANASHELRTPLASLRGFIETIQGPAKADLKAQQRFLGIMFDQTTRMSRLVDDLLSLSRLELKSHIAPDQKVDLVPLLGHVRDALLPLAGDVDVTINLHLPPGKVEVLGDRDELVQVFENLIENACKYGQEGKMVDVSLLNEPGQTVEVIVSDRGPGIPAEHVPRLTERFYRVNVEDSRSKKGTGLGLAIVKHILTRHRARLIVKSEVGKGTDFTVRF, from the coding sequence ATGATCGCCATTCTGGCCCTCATCGAGGGCATCAACACTGCCATCGTCTTCTGGATCTGGGTGGTTGCCGTGATCGTGGCGCTGACCCGCTCGCCGCTGGTTGAGCAGGCTGAGCCACCATCGCCCTCCGATCCGGCGCCTGCCGATCCGGACGTTCTGCTGCGTTCGGTCTCCGCCGGTCTTTCCGCACTCGACATGCCGGTGCTGATCGTCGACCGCGAGGCCTCCGTCGTGGCGCAGAATTCCGCCGCCGAAAAGGCGTTCGGCGCCTTTCCGCTCAACGCCCATATCTCCGCCAAGCTGCGCTCTCCCGGCGTCCTCGATATGGTGCGCGAGACGATCACCACCAACGCGCCGAACCAGATCGAGCACTCCGAGCGGCTGCCATCCGAGCGCGTTTATGTGGTCCGCATCGCGCCGATCGATCTGCCGGAGGCCGAGATCGAGCCGGGCATGTTCTTCGTGCTGTCCTTCCGCGATATTTCGGAACTCCGTCACATCGACCGCATGCGCTCCGACTTCGTCGCCAATGCCAGCCACGAGCTGCGCACGCCGCTCGCCTCGCTGCGCGGTTTCATCGAAACCATCCAGGGCCCGGCCAAGGCGGACCTGAAGGCGCAGCAGCGTTTCCTCGGCATCATGTTCGACCAGACGACGCGCATGAGCCGGCTGGTCGACGATCTTCTGTCACTGTCGCGGCTGGAGCTGAAATCGCATATCGCGCCGGACCAGAAGGTCGATCTGGTGCCCTTGCTCGGCCATGTCCGCGATGCGCTGCTGCCGCTCGCCGGCGATGTTGATGTCACCATCAACCTGCATCTGCCACCCGGCAAGGTGGAGGTGCTGGGCGATCGCGACGAGCTGGTGCAGGTCTTCGAAAACCTGATCGAGAACGCCTGCAAATACGGTCAGGAAGGCAAGATGGTGGATGTCTCGCTCTTGAACGAGCCGGGTCAGACCGTCGAAGTCATCGTCTCCGACAGGGGGCCGGGCATTCCGGCCGAACACGTGCCGCGCCTGACCGAGCGCTTCTATCGCGTTAATGTCGAGGACAGCCGTTCGAAAAAAGGCACCGGTCTCGGGCTTGCCATCGTCAAGCACATTCTGACCCGTCATCGCGCGCGGCTGATCGTCAAGTCCGAGGTGGGAAAAGGAACGGACTTTACCGTCCGCTTCTGA
- a CDS encoding substrate-binding domain-containing protein: protein MNALKLSIVALVASVAFAGAATARDQIQISGSSTVFPYAKIVAETFGETFANYKTPVVESGGSGAGLKEFCKGVGPETIDIANSSRPIKGSEVDACKAAGVADIQQIKIGYDGIVFAFDKSNPDIKFVPADLYKALAAKVVVDGKLVANPYKKWSEINPALPDFEIAAYIPGEKHGTREVFEEKVLAAGCKDSGALDVIKAKVSGANKQAETCIAVRKDGVAVDIDGDYPETLARINANKHGVGVFGLYFYQNNADKLKVATIAGIVPSGQTIADGTYPVSRPLFFYVKKAHLGVIPGLKEYVDFFTSDQMIGPDSPLAEYGLVPAPDAERDQIRKDVADGKIM from the coding sequence ATGAATGCGTTGAAACTGTCTATCGTAGCGTTGGTTGCTTCGGTCGCCTTCGCCGGGGCTGCCACGGCCCGCGATCAGATTCAGATTTCCGGTTCCTCCACCGTATTCCCCTACGCCAAGATCGTTGCCGAGACCTTCGGCGAGACCTTTGCGAACTACAAGACGCCCGTCGTCGAATCCGGCGGCTCGGGCGCCGGTCTGAAGGAATTCTGCAAGGGCGTCGGCCCTGAGACCATCGACATCGCCAATTCCTCGCGCCCGATCAAGGGTAGCGAAGTCGACGCCTGCAAGGCGGCCGGCGTCGCCGATATCCAGCAGATCAAGATCGGCTATGACGGCATCGTCTTCGCCTTCGACAAGAGCAATCCCGACATCAAGTTTGTCCCCGCCGACCTCTACAAGGCGCTTGCTGCTAAAGTCGTCGTCGATGGCAAGCTGGTCGCCAACCCCTACAAGAAATGGTCGGAGATCAATCCGGCCCTGCCGGACTTCGAGATCGCCGCCTATATTCCGGGCGAGAAGCACGGCACGCGCGAGGTCTTCGAGGAGAAGGTGCTTGCCGCCGGCTGCAAGGATTCCGGCGCGCTCGACGTCATCAAGGCTAAGGTGTCCGGTGCCAACAAGCAGGCCGAGACATGCATCGCGGTCCGCAAGGATGGCGTCGCGGTGGATATCGATGGTGACTATCCCGAGACGCTCGCGCGCATCAATGCCAACAAGCACGGCGTCGGCGTCTTCGGCCTGTATTTCTACCAGAACAATGCCGACAAGCTGAAGGTTGCGACCATTGCTGGCATCGTGCCGTCGGGCCAGACTATTGCCGATGGCACCTATCCGGTGTCGCGGCCGCTGTTCTTCTACGTCAAGAAGGCGCATCTCGGCGTCATTCCGGGCCTGAAGGAATATGTCGACTTCTTCACCAGCGATCAGATGATCGGACCCGACAGCCCCTTGGCCGAATATGGCCTGGTGCCGGCGCCGGATGCCGAGCGCGACCAGATCCGCAAGGATGTCGCGGACGGGAAGATCATGTGA
- the pstC gene encoding phosphate ABC transporter permease subunit PstC: MSVSLLLSCLSIIGASAFVLGRMKAAALSGGRSSVLHSRFGYHGAYAAIWAVLPALVLICAWLVISPQVIDDFVVKSFPEEVKTLPEAELNLSYGMVRSIAHGMRLLDNQELATVAGGSVDLQLMLAQKGVPLAARPTGYMIEAANKYNGMRHVSRVVMSVAAIILSVLCALHGLRAIAPRFRARNRVEQVILGGLIVASSIAVLTTLGIAASMLSETARFFNMVPAAEFFFGTVWDPRFTGAGAQTSGTFGLVPLLAGTLYISLVAMLVAVPVGLFAAIYMAEYASARVRSLAKPMLEVLAGIPTIVYGFFALVTVGPFLRDISADINGLLTGNYASFIEAQSVLTAGFVMGVMLIPYVSSLSDDIIMAVPRALRDGSLGLGATRSETVKRVLLPAALPGIVGALLMAASRALGETMIVVLAAGVAARMQFDPFEPMTTVTVKIVNQLTGDLEFTSPQTLVAFALGITLFCLTLCLNVYALYIVRRYREQYE; encoded by the coding sequence ATGAGTGTGTCACTGCTGCTGTCATGCCTGTCGATCATCGGCGCCTCCGCCTTCGTGCTGGGGCGGATGAAGGCGGCTGCGCTGTCGGGCGGCAGGTCCTCGGTCCTGCATTCGCGGTTCGGTTATCACGGCGCCTATGCAGCAATCTGGGCCGTCTTGCCGGCTCTGGTGCTGATCTGTGCCTGGCTCGTCATCAGCCCGCAGGTGATCGACGATTTCGTGGTCAAATCCTTTCCCGAGGAAGTGAAAACCTTGCCGGAGGCTGAGCTCAATCTCAGCTACGGCATGGTGCGCAGCATCGCCCACGGCATGCGCCTGCTCGACAATCAGGAACTCGCCACCGTTGCCGGCGGCTCAGTCGATCTTCAGCTGATGCTGGCGCAGAAGGGCGTGCCGCTCGCGGCTCGGCCGACCGGGTACATGATAGAGGCCGCCAACAAGTATAATGGCATGCGCCATGTAAGCCGCGTCGTTATGTCGGTCGCGGCCATCATTCTTTCCGTTCTCTGCGCCCTTCACGGCCTGCGCGCCATCGCGCCGCGTTTTCGTGCCCGCAACCGGGTGGAGCAGGTCATTCTCGGCGGCCTGATCGTCGCCTCGTCGATAGCCGTGCTGACGACGCTCGGCATCGCGGCTTCGATGCTGTCGGAGACGGCCCGTTTCTTCAACATGGTGCCCGCCGCCGAATTCTTCTTCGGCACCGTCTGGGACCCGCGCTTCACCGGAGCCGGTGCGCAGACGTCAGGCACGTTCGGCCTCGTTCCGCTGCTCGCCGGCACGCTCTATATCAGCCTCGTTGCCATGCTGGTCGCGGTTCCCGTCGGATTGTTCGCCGCCATCTACATGGCCGAATATGCCTCGGCCCGCGTGCGCTCCCTTGCCAAGCCGATGCTTGAAGTGCTGGCCGGCATTCCGACCATCGTTTACGGCTTCTTCGCGCTGGTGACCGTCGGGCCTTTCCTGCGCGACATCTCCGCTGATATCAACGGTCTGCTGACGGGCAATTATGCGAGCTTCATCGAGGCACAGAGCGTCCTGACCGCCGGCTTCGTCATGGGCGTCATGCTGATCCCCTACGTCTCCTCGCTCTCCGACGACATCATCATGGCGGTGCCGCGCGCGCTGCGCGACGGCTCGCTCGGCCTCGGCGCGACGCGATCGGAAACGGTCAAGCGCGTCCTGCTGCCGGCAGCACTTCCGGGCATCGTCGGGGCCCTGCTGATGGCCGCTTCCCGCGCGCTTGGCGAGACGATGATCGTCGTGCTCGCCGCTGGCGTCGCCGCCCGCATGCAGTTCGATCCCTTCGAGCCGATGACGACGGTCACCGTGAAGATCGTCAACCAGCTGACCGGCGACCTCGAATTCACCTCGCCGCAGACATTGGTCGCCTTTGCGCTCGGCATCACGCTCTTCTGTCTGACCTTGTGCCTGAACGTCTACGCGCTCTACATCGTCCGCCGCTACAGGGAGCAATACGAATGA
- the pstA gene encoding phosphate ABC transporter permease PstA: MSDLVSSAKLPIPRGLTSGTPARRDISIKRRYAAERRFRAYGIAAVIFGLVFLLILVSTVVRHGYTAFVQTSITLPIEFTETVIDPAGKRASDPKVLIAANYPLLVRDALVKTLGIDPANRALVREATAMVSDSARIALRNEVMADPFIIGKTVKMTFLVDANIDSANKGQIDLTADEKDRKVSDRQLGWMKQLTASGALHKAFNSGLFLSGNSSRPEAAGLGVALIGSLYLMLTVLVLALPVGVAASIYLEEFAPKNRLTDLIEVNINNLAAVPSIVYGLLGLSVFINVMGLPRSASLVGGLVLSLMTLPMIIIATRSALRAVPPSIRSAALGLGASRMQVVFHHVLPLAMPGILTGTILGLAHALGETAPLLLIGMVAFVANYPTSPLDPATALPVQIYMWASEAERAFVERTSGAIIVLLFFLVAMNIGAILLRRRFERRW; this comes from the coding sequence ATGAGCGATCTCGTATCCTCAGCAAAGCTGCCGATCCCGCGCGGGCTGACGTCTGGCACACCGGCACGGCGCGATATCAGCATCAAGCGCCGTTATGCCGCCGAGCGCCGGTTCCGCGCCTATGGCATCGCCGCCGTCATCTTCGGCCTTGTCTTCCTGCTCATCCTGGTCTCGACCGTGGTGCGCCATGGCTATACCGCTTTCGTGCAGACCTCGATCACCCTGCCGATCGAGTTTACCGAGACGGTGATCGATCCCGCCGGCAAGCGCGCCAGCGATCCGAAGGTGCTGATCGCGGCCAATTATCCGCTTCTCGTTCGCGATGCCCTCGTGAAGACGCTCGGCATCGATCCGGCCAATCGCGCGCTCGTTCGCGAGGCGACGGCGATGGTGTCGGACAGTGCGCGCATCGCGCTGCGCAACGAGGTTATGGCCGATCCGTTCATCATCGGGAAAACGGTGAAGATGACCTTCCTCGTCGACGCCAACATCGATTCCGCCAACAAGGGGCAGATCGACCTGACGGCGGATGAAAAGGATCGCAAGGTCTCCGACAGGCAGCTCGGCTGGATGAAGCAGCTTACCGCCAGCGGCGCGCTCCATAAGGCGTTCAATAGCGGCCTTTTCCTGTCGGGCAATTCCAGTCGTCCGGAAGCCGCCGGCCTCGGCGTCGCGCTGATCGGTTCGCTCTATCTGATGCTGACCGTGCTGGTGCTGGCATTGCCGGTCGGCGTCGCCGCCTCGATCTATCTCGAGGAATTCGCGCCGAAGAACCGGCTGACGGATCTGATCGAGGTCAACATCAACAATCTCGCCGCCGTGCCGTCGATCGTCTACGGCCTGCTTGGCCTTTCGGTGTTCATCAACGTCATGGGCCTGCCGCGTTCGGCCTCGCTGGTTGGAGGACTGGTGCTCAGCCTGATGACGCTGCCGATGATCATCATCGCCACGCGTTCGGCGTTGCGGGCGGTGCCGCCATCGATCCGAAGTGCGGCGCTAGGCCTTGGCGCCTCGCGGATGCAGGTGGTGTTCCACCATGTCCTGCCGCTGGCCATGCCCGGCATCCTGACCGGCACGATCCTCGGGCTGGCGCATGCGCTCGGCGAAACCGCGCCGCTGCTCTTGATCGGCATGGTCGCCTTTGTCGCCAATTATCCGACGTCGCCGCTCGATCCGGCGACGGCCCTGCCGGTGCAGATCTACATGTGGGCGAGCGAAGCCGAACGCGCCTTTGTCGAGCGAACCTCCGGGGCCATTATCGTCCTGCTCTTCTTCCTTGTTGCGATGAACATCGGGGCCATCCTGCTGCGTCGTCGCTTCGAGCGGCGCTGGTAG
- the pstB gene encoding phosphate ABC transporter ATP-binding protein PstB has product MNMMTEAAGEKALARKMTTIPYKMIGHDVSVYYGDKRALFGVDLNIRVNTVTALIGPSGCGKSTFLRCLNRMNDTIDTCRVTGKITLDDQDVYDSAIDVVELRARVGMVFQKPNPFPKSIYENVAYGPRIHGLHRSKADLDHIVETSLQKAGLWGEVKDRLQEAGTSLSGGQQQRLCIARAVAVSPEVILMDEPCSALDPIATAKVEELIHELRENFTIVIVTHSMQQAARVSQRTAMFHLGHLVEENDTDKMFTNPDDFRTQDYIMGRFG; this is encoded by the coding sequence ATGAACATGATGACGGAAGCCGCAGGCGAGAAGGCATTGGCCAGGAAGATGACGACGATCCCCTACAAGATGATCGGTCACGATGTCTCGGTCTATTATGGTGACAAGCGCGCGCTGTTCGGTGTGGACCTGAACATCCGCGTCAATACGGTCACCGCGCTGATCGGCCCGTCCGGCTGCGGCAAGTCCACCTTCCTGCGCTGCTTGAACCGCATGAATGACACGATCGACACCTGCCGCGTCACCGGCAAGATCACGCTCGACGATCAGGATGTCTATGACAGCGCCATCGACGTCGTGGAGCTGCGCGCCCGCGTCGGCATGGTGTTCCAGAAGCCCAATCCCTTCCCGAAGTCGATCTACGAGAACGTCGCTTATGGCCCGCGCATTCACGGGCTTCACCGCTCCAAGGCCGATCTCGATCATATCGTCGAAACCAGCCTGCAGAAGGCCGGTCTCTGGGGCGAGGTGAAGGATCGGCTGCAGGAAGCCGGAACCAGTCTGTCCGGCGGCCAGCAACAGCGCCTCTGCATCGCTCGTGCCGTCGCCGTCAGCCCGGAAGTCATTCTCATGGACGAGCCGTGCTCGGCGCTCGATCCCATCGCCACGGCCAAGGTCGAGGAACTGATTCACGAGCTGCGGGAAAACTTCACGATCGTCATCGTGACGCATTCCATGCAGCAGGCAGCCCGTGTCTCGCAACGCACCGCAATGTTTCACCTCGGCCATTTGGTCGAGGAGAACGATACCGATAAGATGTTCACTAATCCCGACGATTTCCGCACGCAGGATTACATCATGGGCCGTTTTGGTTGA
- the phoU gene encoding phosphate signaling complex protein PhoU: protein MVSTHILSAYDEDLKFLTRRIAEMGGLAEQMVSDSVRALVHGDVALAQKVISDDVVLDHAEREVGDKAIVTIARRQPMAADLREIMGSIRIAADLERVGDLGKNTAKRVIAVQGTGVPRSLARGIEHLSELALSQLKEVLDVYTTRSPDKAVSIRERDEEIDAMYTSLFREMLTYMMEDPRNITTCTHLLFCAKNIERIGDHATNIAETIYYMATGSQPEGERPKDDTANTVGALTE, encoded by the coding sequence ATGGTCTCTACTCACATTCTCTCTGCCTACGACGAAGACCTGAAGTTCCTGACGCGCCGCATTGCCGAAATGGGCGGCCTGGCGGAGCAGATGGTCAGCGACAGCGTCCGCGCGCTGGTGCACGGCGATGTTGCTCTTGCGCAAAAGGTCATCTCCGACGACGTCGTCCTCGACCATGCCGAACGCGAAGTCGGCGACAAGGCAATCGTCACCATTGCTCGCCGGCAGCCGATGGCCGCCGACCTGCGCGAAATCATGGGCTCCATTCGCATCGCCGCCGATCTGGAGCGCGTTGGCGACCTCGGCAAGAACACCGCCAAGCGCGTCATCGCCGTGCAGGGCACCGGCGTTCCGCGCAGCCTGGCGCGGGGTATTGAGCATCTTTCCGAACTGGCGCTCAGCCAGCTCAAGGAAGTACTCGACGTCTACACGACCCGTTCGCCAGACAAGGCCGTGTCGATCCGTGAGCGCGACGAGGAAATCGACGCGATGTACACCTCGCTCTTCCGCGAGATGCTGACCTACATGATGGAAGATCCGCGCAACATCACCACCTGCACGCATCTTCTCTTCTGCGCCAAGAACATCGAGCGCATCGGCGACCATGCCACCAACATCGCCGAGACGATCTATTACATGGCGACCGGCAGCCAGCCCGAGGGCGAGCGCCCGAAAGACGATACCGCCAACACCGTCGGTGCGCTGACGGAATAA
- the phoB gene encoding phosphate regulon transcriptional regulator PhoB — MVPRVAVVEDEEALSVLLRYNLEAEGFEVDTILRGDEAELRLQERIPDLLILDWMLPGVSGIELCRRLRMRPETERLPIIMLTARGEESERVRGLSTGADDYVVKPFSTPELMARVKAMLRRARPEVLSTVLRCGDIELDRETHRVHRKSREVRLGPTEFRLLEFLMASPSRVFSRSQLLDGVWGHDIYVDERTVDVHVGRLRKALNFSNMQDVIRTVRGAGYSMEA; from the coding sequence ATGGTTCCGAGAGTTGCTGTTGTAGAAGACGAAGAAGCGCTCAGCGTTCTGCTGCGCTACAATCTGGAGGCCGAAGGCTTCGAGGTCGATACCATTCTGAGAGGAGACGAAGCCGAACTTCGCCTCCAGGAGCGCATCCCCGATCTTCTGATCCTTGACTGGATGCTCCCCGGCGTGTCGGGTATCGAGCTCTGCCGCCGGCTGCGCATGCGGCCGGAAACGGAGCGCCTGCCGATCATCATGCTCACCGCCCGCGGCGAGGAAAGCGAGCGCGTACGCGGCCTTTCCACCGGCGCCGACGATTATGTCGTCAAGCCGTTCTCGACGCCGGAGCTGATGGCTCGCGTCAAGGCGATGCTGCGCCGTGCCCGTCCGGAGGTCCTCTCCACGGTTCTGCGCTGTGGCGATATCGAACTGGACCGCGAGACCCATCGCGTCCACCGCAAGAGCCGCGAAGTGCGGTTGGGGCCGACGGAATTCCGCCTGCTGGAATTCCTGATGGCTTCGCCGAGCCGCGTCTTCTCGCGGTCGCAACTCCTCGACGGTGTCTGGGGACATGACATCTATGTCGACGAACGCACTGTCGACGTCCATGTCGGACGCCTGCGCAAGGCGCTGAACTTCTCCAATATGCAGGATGTCATCCGCACCGTTCGCGGCGCGGGTTATTCCATGGAAGCCTGA
- a CDS encoding GcrA family cell cycle regulator: MNWTDERVEKLKKLWSEGLSASQIAAQLGGVSRNAVIGKVHRLSLPGRAKAGGTATAARAQKRNTSAPRAPNYASRVATRTVTRQQGATMLKEEVEIDTVNEIEYRPASNVVVPISRRLGLTELTERTCKWPVGDPLKDDFHFCGNDSPDASPYCGYHQRLAYQPVHERRRPAAQPRG, translated from the coding sequence ATGAATTGGACAGACGAACGCGTCGAGAAGCTGAAGAAGCTGTGGTCCGAGGGTTTGAGCGCGAGCCAGATCGCGGCACAGCTCGGTGGTGTCAGCCGTAACGCCGTCATCGGCAAGGTACATCGCTTGAGCCTGCCGGGCCGAGCGAAGGCAGGCGGCACGGCAACTGCGGCCCGGGCACAGAAGCGCAACACTTCGGCGCCGCGCGCACCGAACTACGCCTCGCGCGTTGCAACCCGCACGGTTACCCGTCAGCAGGGCGCAACGATGCTCAAGGAAGAAGTCGAGATCGATACGGTCAACGAGATCGAATATCGTCCGGCCTCCAATGTGGTCGTTCCGATCTCGCGCCGCCTCGGTCTAACGGAACTTACCGAACGCACCTGCAAGTGGCCGGTCGGCGATCCGCTGAAGGATGATTTCCACTTCTGCGGCAATGATAGCCCGGATGCATCGCCCTATTGCGGCTACCATCAGCGCCTGGCCTACCAGCCGGTGCATGAACGGCGCCGGCCTGCGGCTCAACCGCGCGGCTGA